One segment of Streptomyces sp. YIM 121038 DNA contains the following:
- a CDS encoding nucleotidyltransferase domain-containing protein, producing the protein MTTVSRGLDSQGYIEREGSLGRIQDAFRPVVAAARDRVADVFGKRLDSAYLYGSVPRGTARVHRSDLDLLLVLREEPSEADRADAHAVSAAVDKEFTEVDGVGILLLSRARVLSEHETYDHGWFLACLCTPLLGADLAEFLPRYRPDGRLARETNGDLAALLPSWRERLDAAAAAGDDAALRALCRTVSRRLVRTGFTLVMPRWHGWTGELAEMAEVFGRYYPEWADRMRTAAAVAYEPVADPGVPRELMETLGPWLAAEYTARHGVRTPGPWG; encoded by the coding sequence ATGACTACCGTCAGCCGTGGGCTCGACAGCCAGGGGTACATCGAGCGCGAGGGCTCCCTGGGACGGATCCAGGACGCCTTCCGGCCGGTCGTCGCCGCCGCGCGCGACCGGGTCGCCGACGTCTTCGGCAAGCGGCTCGACAGCGCCTATCTGTACGGCTCGGTGCCGCGCGGCACCGCCCGCGTCCACCGCTCCGACCTGGACCTCCTGCTCGTCCTGCGCGAGGAGCCGAGCGAGGCCGACCGCGCGGACGCGCACGCCGTGTCCGCCGCCGTCGACAAGGAGTTCACGGAGGTCGACGGCGTCGGCATCCTGCTCCTGAGCCGCGCACGCGTCCTGAGCGAGCACGAGACGTACGACCACGGCTGGTTCCTCGCCTGCCTCTGTACGCCGCTCCTGGGCGCGGACCTGGCCGAATTCCTGCCCCGCTACCGGCCCGACGGCCGGCTCGCCCGGGAGACCAACGGCGACCTGGCCGCGCTGCTCCCGTCCTGGCGCGAGCGCCTCGACGCCGCCGCGGCCGCGGGCGACGACGCGGCCCTGCGGGCCCTGTGCCGGACGGTCTCCCGGCGCCTCGTCCGCACCGGCTTCACGCTCGTCATGCCCCGCTGGCACGGCTGGACCGGCGAACTCGCCGAGATGGCCGAGGTGTTCGGCCGCTACTACCCCGAGTGGGCCGACCGGATGCGGACGGCCGCCGCCGTGGCGTACGAGCCCGTGGCCGACCCCGGTGTGCCGCGCGAACTCATGGAGACGCTCGGGCCGTGGCTCGCGGCGGAGTACACCGCACGGCACGGTGTGCGGACACCGGGGCCCTGGGGCTAG
- a CDS encoding Crp/Fnr family transcriptional regulator, whose translation MDDVLRRAPLFAALDDEQAAELRASMSEVTLARGDALFHEGDPGDRLYVVTEGKVKLHRTSPDGRENMLAVLGPGELIGELSLFDPGPRTATATALTEVKLLGLGHGDLQPWLNARPEVAAALLRAVARRLRKTNDQMSDLVFSDVPGRVARALLDLSRRFGVQSEEGIHVVHDLTQEELAQLVGASRETVNKALADFAGRGWLRLEARAVILLDVERLAKRSR comes from the coding sequence GTGGACGACGTTCTGCGGCGCGCCCCGCTCTTCGCGGCGCTCGATGACGAGCAGGCCGCGGAGCTCCGCGCCTCCATGAGTGAGGTGACGCTCGCACGCGGGGACGCGCTCTTCCATGAGGGCGACCCCGGAGACCGCCTGTACGTGGTCACCGAAGGCAAGGTGAAGCTCCACCGCACCTCCCCCGACGGCCGCGAGAACATGCTCGCCGTCCTGGGCCCCGGCGAGCTCATCGGTGAGCTCTCGCTCTTCGACCCGGGCCCCCGCACCGCCACCGCCACCGCCCTCACCGAGGTCAAGCTGCTCGGCCTCGGCCACGGCGACCTCCAGCCGTGGCTCAACGCGCGCCCGGAGGTGGCCGCCGCCCTGCTGCGCGCCGTCGCCCGGCGCCTGCGCAAGACCAACGACCAGATGTCGGACCTCGTGTTCTCCGACGTCCCCGGCCGCGTGGCCCGCGCCCTGCTCGACCTGTCCCGCCGCTTCGGCGTGCAGTCCGAAGAGGGCATCCACGTGGTGCACGACCTCACGCAGGAAGAGCTCGCCCAGCTGGTCGGCGCCTCCCGCGAGACGGTCAACAAGGCCCTCGCGGACTTCGCGGGCCGCGGCTGGCTCCGCCTGGAGGCCCGCGCCGTGATCCTCCTGGACGTCGAGCGCCTGGCCAAGCGGTCCCGCTGA
- the nth gene encoding endonuclease III — protein MANQGASRAARPTAEPTDGAASAGAAAKKVPAAKAPAKKASTKKAPAAEKAPAKKASVAEAPAKKAPAKKAPAKKAPAGKATAGGAKAAPQGVKAPAAPKTHTALVRQARRINRELADVYPYAHPELDFENPFQLLVATVLSAQTTDLRVNQTTPALFAKYPTPEDLAAANPEEVEEVIRPTGFFRAKTRSIMGLSAALRDDFGGEVPGRLEDLVKLPGVGRKTAFVVLGNAFGVPGITVDTHFGRLVRRWKWTAETDPEKVEAVVAGLFPKSDWTMLSHRVIFHGRRICHARKPACGACPIAPLCPSYGEGETDPEKAEKLLKYEKGGLPGQRLKPPPDYPGRAAPPLGATG, from the coding sequence ATGGCGAATCAAGGCGCTTCACGGGCCGCTCGGCCCACTGCGGAGCCGACGGACGGGGCGGCGTCGGCCGGGGCGGCGGCCAAGAAGGTGCCCGCCGCGAAGGCCCCGGCGAAGAAGGCTTCGACCAAGAAGGCTCCGGCGGCGGAGAAGGCTCCGGCCAAGAAGGCATCCGTGGCCGAGGCTCCGGCGAAGAAGGCTCCGGCGAAGAAAGCCCCGGCGAAGAAGGCTCCCGCCGGGAAGGCGACCGCCGGGGGCGCGAAGGCCGCCCCCCAGGGCGTGAAGGCCCCCGCCGCGCCCAAGACGCACACGGCCCTCGTCCGCCAGGCCCGCCGCATCAACCGCGAGCTCGCCGACGTGTATCCGTACGCGCACCCGGAGCTCGATTTCGAAAACCCGTTCCAATTGCTCGTGGCGACCGTCCTCTCCGCGCAGACGACGGACCTGCGGGTCAATCAGACGACACCGGCCCTCTTCGCCAAGTACCCGACCCCGGAGGACCTCGCCGCGGCCAATCCGGAGGAGGTCGAGGAGGTGATCCGGCCGACCGGGTTCTTCCGCGCCAAGACCCGGTCGATCATGGGCCTCTCCGCCGCCCTGCGGGACGACTTCGGCGGCGAGGTGCCCGGCCGCCTCGAAGACCTGGTCAAGCTGCCCGGCGTGGGCCGCAAGACCGCCTTCGTCGTCCTGGGCAACGCCTTCGGCGTCCCCGGCATCACCGTGGACACCCACTTCGGCCGTCTGGTGCGCCGCTGGAAGTGGACGGCGGAGACCGACCCGGAGAAGGTCGAGGCCGTCGTCGCCGGGCTCTTCCCCAAGAGCGACTGGACGATGCTGTCGCACCGCGTGATCTTCCACGGCCGCCGCATCTGCCACGCCCGCAAGCCCGCGTGCGGCGCCTGTCCGATCGCCCCCCTCTGCCCGTCGTACGGGGAGGGCGAGACGGACCCGGAGAAGGCCGAGAAGCTCCTGAAGTACGAGAAGGGCGGCCTGCCGGGGCAGCGCCTCAAGCCCCCGCCGGACTATCCGGGCAGGGCCGCGCCGCCGCTCGGCGCCACGGGGTGA
- a CDS encoding CoA pyrophosphatase, with amino-acid sequence MPSWLAPVVRAAATVRPDQLSRFLPPEGGGGRQSAVLVLFGEGERGPELLLMERAGSLRSHPGQPSFPGGALDPEDGDPQGEGPLRAALREAEEETGLDPRGVQLFGVLPSLFIPVSDFVVTPVLGWWRAPSPVGVVDPAETARVFTVPVADLTDPANRAMAVHPRGHQGPAFLVESALVWGFTAGVIDRILHFAGWERPWDRDRRVPLDWGS; translated from the coding sequence CTGCCCTCCTGGCTCGCCCCCGTCGTGCGGGCGGCCGCCACCGTGCGGCCCGACCAGCTCAGCAGGTTCCTGCCGCCGGAGGGCGGCGGCGGACGGCAGTCCGCCGTGCTCGTCCTCTTCGGCGAGGGCGAGCGGGGACCCGAGCTGCTCCTCATGGAGCGGGCGGGCTCGCTGCGCTCCCACCCGGGGCAGCCGTCGTTCCCCGGCGGCGCCCTGGACCCGGAGGACGGGGACCCGCAGGGCGAGGGGCCGCTGCGCGCCGCCCTCAGGGAGGCCGAGGAGGAGACCGGGCTCGACCCGCGCGGCGTCCAGCTCTTCGGGGTGCTGCCGAGCCTGTTCATCCCCGTGAGCGATTTCGTCGTGACGCCCGTCCTCGGCTGGTGGCGCGCGCCGAGCCCGGTGGGCGTCGTCGATCCGGCCGAGACCGCCCGGGTCTTCACCGTGCCCGTGGCGGACCTCACGGACCCGGCGAACCGCGCGATGGCGGTGCACCCCCGCGGGCACCAGGGCCCCGCCTTCCTCGTGGAGTCCGCCCTGGTCTGGGGATTCACCGCCGGGGTCATCGACAGGATCCTGCACTTCGCCGGGTGGGAGCGCCCGTGGGACAGGGACCGCCGCGTCCCGCTCGACTGGGGCTCATGA